In a genomic window of Mucilaginibacter sp. KACC 22063:
- a CDS encoding IMPACT family protein, protein MLFDDTYLTIENPAEGIYRASNSKFLAYAYPVTSETQIKPIIAQLKADHPTARHHCWAIKLGTDQSAQRFNDDGEPAGSAGRPILNTILSKRVTNIMVVVVRYFGGTLLGIPGLITAYKTATEDALNKARIIEKTFNDIYQLDFDYLQMNDVMKIIKDKDLKILEQNFELNCSIKLSIRKIQVPQAEQNFLKIAKLKLTYLYSN, encoded by the coding sequence ATGCTTTTCGACGACACCTACTTAACGATAGAAAACCCTGCCGAGGGAATCTACCGCGCCAGTAACAGTAAGTTTCTGGCTTATGCCTACCCGGTTACCAGCGAAACGCAGATTAAACCGATCATTGCCCAGCTAAAAGCCGATCATCCGACTGCAAGGCACCATTGCTGGGCTATCAAATTAGGCACAGATCAATCGGCACAGCGTTTTAATGATGATGGCGAGCCTGCAGGCTCAGCAGGCAGGCCGATACTGAATACCATTCTTTCTAAACGTGTCACTAATATCATGGTGGTTGTAGTACGGTATTTTGGCGGTACACTGCTTGGCATTCCAGGATTGATTACCGCTTATAAAACCGCAACAGAAGATGCCTTAAATAAGGCCAGGATCATCGAAAAGACCTTTAATGATATTTATCAGTTAGATTTTGATTATCTGCAAATGAACGATGTAATGAAGATCATCAAAGACAAGGATCTGAAAATACTTGAACAAAACTTTGAGTTAAACTGCAGCATAAAGCTAAGCATCCGCAAAATACAGGTACCACAAGCAGAGCAAAATTTCTTAAAAATAGCCAAACTTAAATTAACCTACCTTTACAGTAATTAA
- the ribD gene encoding bifunctional diaminohydroxyphosphoribosylaminopyrimidine deaminase/5-amino-6-(5-phosphoribosylamino)uracil reductase RibD, with protein sequence MLQHEKYMQRCLDLALLGAGNVNPNPMVGAVVVHNGNIIGEGYHQKYGGPHAEVNAVNDVFAKHPDATDLLKQSTIYVSLEPCAHYGKTPPCADLIIKHQIPQVVVGCRDPFDQVNGKGIEKLEAAGIKVLTGVLENECRFLNRRFFTRVKHQRPYIILKWAKTFDGFFAPDNNTQFWITGPQSKQLVHKWRSEEDAILIGKNTVAIDNPQLNVRLWHGKSPKRIVIDRRLELDRSLHVFDQSVETIIFNEVKTDFDDNIKYIALEDFDRFVPHYILFQLYLQDIQSVIIEGGAATLNSFIEARLWDEARIFTGNVNLGNGIRSPLIKGELLQKETIGEDMLEILLNPAHK encoded by the coding sequence ATGCTTCAACATGAAAAATACATGCAACGCTGCCTCGACCTTGCTTTGCTTGGCGCCGGCAACGTAAACCCTAACCCCATGGTAGGCGCTGTTGTGGTACATAATGGCAACATAATTGGCGAAGGTTACCATCAGAAATATGGCGGCCCACATGCCGAAGTGAATGCTGTAAATGATGTATTTGCAAAACATCCGGATGCTACAGACCTGTTAAAGCAGTCCACAATTTATGTATCGCTTGAGCCTTGCGCTCACTATGGTAAAACGCCCCCATGTGCCGATCTGATTATTAAGCACCAGATACCGCAAGTTGTGGTAGGTTGCCGCGACCCGTTTGATCAGGTAAATGGTAAAGGCATTGAAAAGCTTGAAGCAGCAGGCATAAAAGTGCTGACAGGTGTGCTGGAAAACGAATGCCGCTTTTTAAACAGGCGTTTTTTTACAAGGGTAAAGCATCAGCGGCCTTACATCATTTTAAAATGGGCGAAAACTTTCGATGGATTCTTTGCTCCCGATAATAACACTCAGTTTTGGATCACAGGCCCGCAATCAAAACAGTTGGTTCATAAATGGAGAAGTGAGGAAGATGCCATACTCATCGGGAAAAACACAGTTGCTATAGACAACCCGCAACTTAATGTTCGTTTATGGCATGGCAAATCACCTAAGCGTATCGTGATAGACCGCCGCCTGGAGCTTGACCGTTCTCTACATGTTTTTGATCAATCGGTTGAGACGATCATTTTTAACGAAGTAAAAACCGACTTTGACGACAATATTAAATACATAGCTTTAGAAGATTTCGACCGGTTTGTACCGCATTATATTTTATTCCAGCTTTATTTGCAGGATATACAATCGGTAATTATAGAAGGCGGCGCTGCTACATTAAATAGTTTTATTGAGGCGCGATTATGGGATGAGGCCCGTATTTTTACCGGAAATGTAAATCTTGGCAACGGCATCCGGTCGCCACTCATTAAAGGTGAATTATTACAAAAAGAAACAATAGGAGAGGACATGCTCGAAATTTTACTTAACCCTGCCCACAAATGA
- a CDS encoding phosphoglucomutase/phosphomannomutase family protein — protein MVKIKFGTDGWRAIIADDFTVENVKRVAYATALWLKENFDNPSAVVGCDPRFAGPLFADATTRVLASQGVKVFRASNTFVSTPMISLGAVRLKTSAGIIITASHNPPSYNGYKIKASYGGPATPEDIEKVEAVIPDTLSLDLKSIEDYKNDGLVEYTDLEEMYIAHVEANFDLEAIRNHHKAWAYDAMFGAGQNVMQRLFPDITHLHCDHNPGFEGQAPEPIQRNLQQFEDVIKMSEGEIACGLVTDGDADRIGLYDENGNFVDSHHILLLLIHYMYKVKGQRGEVYSTFSCTSKIQKLCNHYDLNNTVTKIGFKYICDLIVNSGKPFMVGGEESGGIAVEGHIPERDGIWIGLIIWEFMAKTGRSLTDLIQEIYDITGKFAVERYDLHVTEELKQQIIANSKSDKYESFGSYKIVKKEDLDGFKFFFEDGSWVMIRPSGTEPVLRVYSEAPDSAASFAILDATKAVLLG, from the coding sequence ATGGTCAAAATAAAATTTGGAACAGATGGCTGGAGAGCCATTATAGCCGATGATTTTACGGTTGAGAATGTAAAACGTGTAGCTTATGCTACTGCACTTTGGTTAAAAGAAAACTTTGATAACCCTTCAGCAGTTGTGGGCTGTGACCCACGTTTTGCAGGTCCATTATTTGCAGATGCTACCACACGGGTGCTTGCTTCACAAGGTGTTAAGGTTTTTCGCGCGTCAAATACGTTTGTATCAACGCCAATGATTTCTTTGGGTGCTGTTCGTTTAAAAACATCAGCGGGCATTATTATCACAGCCAGCCACAATCCGCCATCGTACAACGGTTACAAAATTAAAGCAAGCTATGGTGGCCCCGCTACTCCTGAAGATATCGAGAAAGTAGAAGCTGTTATTCCTGATACGCTTTCGCTTGACCTTAAATCGATTGAGGATTATAAAAACGACGGTCTGGTTGAATATACTGACCTTGAGGAAATGTACATTGCCCACGTAGAAGCTAATTTTGACCTGGAAGCCATCCGTAACCATCATAAAGCATGGGCTTACGATGCGATGTTTGGCGCAGGCCAAAACGTAATGCAGCGTTTGTTCCCGGATATTACGCATTTACATTGCGATCATAACCCAGGTTTTGAAGGGCAGGCGCCAGAGCCTATTCAGCGTAACCTGCAACAGTTTGAAGACGTGATCAAAATGTCGGAAGGCGAAATTGCCTGTGGTTTAGTTACCGATGGTGATGCCGACCGTATTGGTTTATATGATGAGAATGGCAACTTTGTCGACTCGCACCACATCCTTTTATTGCTTATCCATTATATGTATAAAGTAAAAGGTCAGCGCGGCGAGGTTTATTCAACCTTCTCTTGTACCAGCAAAATACAGAAGCTATGTAACCATTACGACCTGAATAACACCGTTACAAAAATCGGTTTCAAATATATCTGCGACCTGATTGTTAACAGCGGCAAACCATTTATGGTGGGTGGCGAAGAATCAGGTGGCATTGCAGTTGAAGGCCATATTCCTGAGCGTGATGGTATCTGGATCGGTTTAATTATCTGGGAGTTTATGGCTAAAACAGGCCGTAGTTTAACAGATTTGATCCAGGAGATCTATGATATCACCGGCAAATTTGCTGTTGAGCGTTACGACTTACACGTAACTGAAGAATTAAAGCAACAAATTATTGCTAACAGCAAATCAGACAAATACGAATCATTTGGTTCTTACAAAATAGTTAAGAAAGAAGACCTTGATGGCTTTAAGTTCTTCTTTGAAGATGGCTCTTGGGTAATGATCCGCCCATCAGGTACTGAACCGGTGTTACGCGTTTATTCAGAAGCACCAGACTCAGCAGCATCATTTGCTATACTTGATGCAACAAAAGCTGTTTTGTTAGGATAA
- a CDS encoding SCO family protein — MKKIFYGLMAVLALSACKFNDTAKQKLPILGNREAVTKVVNGKSVTDTVYQTIPKFAFIDQYGDSVTNKSLDGNIYVADFFFASCPNICPVMHRNMIKVYNTFKDLGDFKIVSYTIDPKHDSVAVLKQYAQKLGVNDKRWLFLQGKKEETYKLAKGYMVEARESVHDGYFILVDKQKRIRGSYLGTDEKEVDKMIADIKVLQAEPEQTIAQ; from the coding sequence ATGAAGAAGATATTTTATGGCTTAATGGCTGTGCTTGCGCTTAGTGCCTGTAAGTTTAATGATACTGCTAAACAGAAACTACCCATATTAGGTAACCGCGAGGCTGTAACTAAAGTGGTGAATGGTAAAAGTGTTACGGATACCGTGTATCAAACTATACCTAAGTTTGCGTTTATTGATCAGTATGGGGATAGCGTAACCAATAAATCCCTTGATGGTAACATCTATGTAGCCGATTTCTTTTTTGCAAGCTGCCCTAACATTTGCCCGGTAATGCACCGCAACATGATTAAGGTTTACAACACATTTAAAGATCTTGGCGATTTTAAAATTGTTTCTTATACCATTGACCCTAAGCATGATAGTGTTGCTGTTTTAAAGCAGTATGCCCAAAAACTTGGCGTTAACGATAAACGCTGGTTGTTTTTACAAGGCAAAAAAGAGGAAACTTATAAACTGGCAAAAGGCTACATGGTTGAAGCCCGCGAATCTGTACATGACGGTTATTTTATCCTGGTAGACAAGCAAAAACGCATACGCGGCTCTTATTTAGGCACCGACGAAAAGGAAGTTGATAAAATGATTGCAGACATTAAGGTTTTACAGGCAGAGCCGGAACAAACCATTGCGCAATGA
- a CDS encoding EamA family transporter — translation MIYIFLSVCCSVIVSILLKLARRYSIDVFQAITWNYSIAIILTALFLKPQFGNLAAAPVYSYAVLGVLLPALFVVIAASVRFTGIVRTDTAQRLSLLVPLLSAFLIFGEQFTPYKIIGIAIGLIAIVMLLIKPKDRYRDNRISKATWIYPLIVFLGFGLVDVMFKQLAQVKEVSYTTSLFIVYVLSFVLSFLGLVYLVATKKAKFLWLHIFFGWILGVANFGNILFYLLAHRSMSRSPSLVFSAMNIGVIALGTLIGTIVFKEKTSWLNRIGIVLAIIAVIIIAHATK, via the coding sequence ATGATCTATATATTTCTCAGCGTTTGCTGTAGTGTAATTGTTTCCATCTTATTAAAATTAGCACGTCGCTATAGTATAGATGTTTTTCAGGCCATCACCTGGAATTATTCGATCGCTATAATTTTAACGGCATTATTTTTAAAACCACAGTTCGGCAACCTTGCTGCTGCGCCTGTATATAGCTATGCGGTGTTGGGAGTATTGTTACCAGCCTTGTTTGTTGTAATAGCAGCATCGGTAAGATTTACAGGCATTGTTCGTACAGATACAGCGCAACGACTATCATTGCTTGTCCCGCTTTTATCAGCCTTCTTAATCTTCGGCGAGCAGTTTACGCCTTACAAGATCATCGGTATTGCAATTGGCTTAATCGCCATCGTGATGCTTTTGATCAAGCCTAAAGACAGGTACAGGGATAACCGTATTTCTAAAGCAACCTGGATATACCCCTTAATTGTTTTCTTGGGATTTGGACTGGTTGATGTGATGTTTAAACAATTAGCACAGGTAAAAGAGGTTTCGTATACAACGTCTCTGTTTATAGTTTATGTGTTATCGTTTGTGCTGTCATTCCTTGGCCTAGTTTACCTTGTGGCAACTAAAAAAGCCAAATTCTTATGGCTGCACATCTTTTTCGGCTGGATACTTGGTGTAGCCAATTTCGGTAACATCCTTTTTTATTTATTGGCGCACAGGTCAATGTCGCGCAGTCCTTCATTAGTGTTTTCAGCCATGAACATTGGGGTTATTGCATTAGGAACACTCATTGGCACCATTGTATTTAAAGAGAAAACAAGCTGGCTAAACCGCATTGGTATAGTGCTGGCTATTATTGCAGTAATCATTATCGCACACGCTACCAAATAA
- a CDS encoding aspartate kinase, protein MKVLKFGGTSVGSPERMKKLLNIIDANQRQIVVLSAVSGTTNSLVEIGQAYLYSDKSKSADLIAALKDKYELFIKELYSNNTYYKQAKEVIDYHFGLLNQLSNDLFTPIEDKIILAQGELLSTTLYHIYLKEIGVSSVLLPALDFMKVDEDHEPMVDYITENLTPLLIKHPDTKLFITQGYICRNAFGEIDNLRRGGSDYTASLIGAAIRSEEVQIWTDIDGMHNNDPRVVKGTKPISRLSFDEAAELAYFGAKILHPQSVFPARKYKIPVRLLNTMDPQAEGTLITTESEKDQIKSIAAKDDITAIKIQSSRMLLAYGFLRRVFEVFERYKTSIDMITTSEVAVSVTVDDTSKLGDITKELQGFGTVEVDVNHTIICVVGDFAADKHGYAARVLEAVKHIPVRMISYGGSDHNLSLLVKTEDKVETLRSLHSRLF, encoded by the coding sequence ATGAAAGTTTTAAAATTTGGCGGCACATCCGTTGGTAGCCCCGAACGGATGAAAAAACTGCTGAATATTATTGATGCCAACCAGCGCCAGATCGTCGTGTTATCAGCTGTATCAGGCACAACAAATAGCCTTGTCGAAATTGGACAGGCATATCTTTACAGCGACAAATCTAAGTCGGCTGATTTGATTGCTGCTTTGAAAGACAAATATGAACTGTTTATCAAGGAGCTTTACAGCAATAACACCTATTATAAACAGGCTAAAGAAGTAATTGATTATCACTTCGGCTTACTTAATCAGCTTTCAAATGATCTGTTTACGCCGATAGAAGATAAGATCATTCTTGCACAAGGTGAGTTATTATCGACCACTTTATATCATATCTATTTAAAAGAGATCGGCGTATCGTCGGTATTACTACCGGCACTCGATTTTATGAAGGTTGATGAAGATCATGAACCTATGGTTGACTATATTACCGAAAATTTAACGCCACTGCTTATAAAGCATCCTGATACTAAACTATTCATCACGCAGGGTTACATTTGCCGTAATGCATTTGGTGAAATTGACAACCTGCGTCGTGGTGGAAGCGATTACACAGCATCTTTAATCGGCGCAGCTATACGCAGCGAAGAAGTGCAGATCTGGACCGATATTGACGGTATGCACAATAATGATCCGCGCGTGGTAAAAGGTACAAAGCCAATTAGCCGTCTGTCATTTGATGAGGCTGCCGAGCTGGCTTATTTCGGTGCTAAAATCCTGCACCCGCAAAGTGTGTTCCCCGCCAGGAAATATAAAATCCCAGTACGTTTGCTTAATACAATGGATCCCCAGGCCGAAGGGACATTGATCACTACGGAAAGTGAAAAGGACCAGATCAAATCGATTGCTGCAAAAGATGATATTACGGCCATTAAAATACAATCGAGCCGTATGCTGCTGGCTTATGGTTTCTTGCGCCGTGTGTTCGAGGTTTTTGAGCGCTACAAAACATCTATTGATATGATCACAACTTCAGAAGTGGCTGTATCAGTAACTGTTGACGATACCAGCAAGCTGGGTGACATTACCAAAGAATTACAAGGCTTTGGTACAGTGGAAGTAGATGTTAACCATACCATTATTTGTGTGGTGGGCGATTTTGCTGCCGACAAGCATGGCTATGCGGCACGTGTACTGGAAGCCGTAAAGCACATCCCGGTACGTATGATCTCTTACGGTGGCAGCGACCATAACCTATCTTTATTAGTTAAAACAGAAGATAAGGTAGAAACGCTGAGAAGCTTACACAGCCGTTTATTTTAA
- the bioB gene encoding biotin synthase BioB, with the protein MTEVRHNWTKEEISEIYHTPLLDLIYRAATIHRENKDYSEVQISSLISVKTGGCPEDCAYCPQAARYQTGVNVHAILPKEEVIAAAEKAKAGGASRLCMGAAWREVRDNRDFDKVLEMVTAVNGLGMEVCCTLGMLTESQAQKLADAGLYAYNHNLDTSEDDYKRIITTRTYDDRLQTLEHVRKAKISVCSGGIIGLGETVEDRISMLKTLSSLPQHPESVPINALVPVEGTPLAEQPRVSVWDMVRMIATTRIIMPKTVVRLSAGRTEMTTVEQALCFMAGANSLFAGEKLLTTPNPSFDTDMAMFELLGLTPRKAFKNGRPGQQHAEAELVAAEN; encoded by the coding sequence ATGACTGAAGTAAGACATAACTGGACCAAAGAAGAAATTTCAGAAATTTATCATACACCACTGCTTGATTTAATTTATCGTGCAGCAACTATTCACCGCGAAAACAAAGATTACAGCGAAGTGCAAATCAGCTCGCTGATCTCTGTTAAAACCGGTGGTTGCCCTGAAGACTGTGCATATTGCCCTCAGGCAGCCCGTTATCAAACAGGTGTTAATGTACATGCTATATTACCTAAAGAGGAAGTAATTGCTGCTGCCGAAAAAGCAAAGGCAGGCGGCGCATCACGTTTGTGCATGGGTGCTGCATGGCGCGAAGTACGCGATAACCGCGACTTTGATAAAGTGCTGGAAATGGTGACCGCAGTCAACGGATTGGGTATGGAGGTTTGTTGTACACTGGGTATGTTAACCGAATCGCAGGCACAGAAATTGGCAGATGCTGGTTTATATGCTTACAACCATAACCTTGATACCTCTGAAGACGATTATAAACGTATCATCACTACACGTACTTATGACGATCGTTTGCAGACTTTAGAGCACGTGCGCAAGGCGAAGATCAGCGTTTGCAGCGGTGGTATTATTGGTTTAGGCGAAACAGTTGAAGACCGTATCTCTATGCTGAAAACTTTATCAAGCCTTCCTCAGCATCCGGAATCTGTGCCAATTAATGCACTGGTACCTGTAGAGGGTACACCGCTTGCCGAGCAGCCACGCGTTTCTGTTTGGGATATGGTACGCATGATTGCTACAACCCGTATCATTATGCCTAAAACAGTTGTGCGCCTTTCAGCGGGCCGTACAGAAATGACTACCGTTGAACAAGCTTTATGCTTTATGGCAGGCGCTAACTCGCTATTTGCAGGCGAGAAATTATTGACCACACCAAACCCCTCGTTCGATACTGATATGGCCATGTTTGAGTTATTGGGTTTAACGCCACGCAAAGCGTTTAAAAATGGCCGTCCTGGTCAGCAGCATGCAGAAGCTGAATTGGTAGCTGCAGAAAATTAA
- the lysA gene encoding diaminopimelate decarboxylase encodes MFSAGNLNKFQQTETPFYYYNLDLLKDTLQACKDASQKYGYHVHYAMKANFNPKVLQTIQSYGFGADCVSGNEVKAAIEYGFGKDRVVFAGVGKSDKEINTALDLDIFCFNVESVQELLVINDLAGAKGKTARVAIRINPNVDAHTHHYITTGLEENKFGVNVWQLPDVADTLRNCNNLELTGIHFHIGSQITDMEAFRSLCVRVNELHEWFVQRGFNIKVLNVGGGLGVNYYSPDHDNIADFESYFKVFNDFLEVKPGQEVHFELGRALVAQCASLIARVLYVKNGLKKNFLVLDAGMTELIRPMLYQAYHQIENISQSSDNRQQTIDIKYDVVGPICESTDCFRKDVDLPESFRGDLIAVRTAGAYGEVMASHYNLRDQVQSIYSE; translated from the coding sequence ATGTTTAGCGCAGGCAATTTAAATAAATTTCAACAAACCGAAACACCGTTTTATTATTACAACCTTGACTTACTGAAAGATACACTTCAGGCTTGTAAAGATGCTTCACAAAAATATGGCTACCATGTCCACTATGCCATGAAAGCCAATTTTAATCCGAAGGTTTTGCAAACCATACAATCTTACGGCTTTGGCGCCGATTGTGTGAGTGGTAACGAAGTAAAGGCTGCCATTGAGTACGGTTTCGGAAAAGATAGGGTAGTGTTTGCCGGTGTTGGTAAATCAGATAAGGAAATTAATACAGCACTTGATCTTGATATCTTTTGCTTCAACGTAGAATCGGTGCAGGAGCTGTTGGTAATAAACGACCTGGCAGGGGCGAAGGGTAAAACTGCACGCGTTGCTATCCGTATTAACCCTAATGTTGATGCACACACGCACCATTACATTACTACTGGACTGGAAGAAAACAAGTTTGGTGTAAATGTATGGCAACTGCCTGATGTAGCCGATACGTTGCGTAATTGTAATAACCTGGAGTTAACGGGTATACACTTTCACATAGGTTCGCAAATTACAGATATGGAAGCCTTCCGCAGTTTGTGCGTACGTGTTAATGAATTGCATGAGTGGTTTGTGCAACGTGGGTTCAACATCAAAGTATTAAACGTTGGTGGTGGTTTAGGCGTAAATTATTATTCGCCCGACCATGATAACATTGCTGATTTTGAAAGCTACTTTAAAGTGTTTAATGATTTTCTGGAAGTAAAACCAGGACAAGAGGTACACTTTGAACTCGGACGTGCGCTTGTAGCGCAGTGCGCTTCTTTGATTGCACGGGTTTTATATGTTAAAAATGGCTTGAAGAAAAACTTCCTGGTATTGGATGCAGGTATGACCGAACTGATCCGCCCGATGCTTTATCAGGCCTACCACCAGATAGAGAATATCTCCCAGTCATCAGACAACAGACAACAGACAATAGATATTAAATATGATGTGGTGGGCCCTATATGCGAGAGCACAGACTGTTTCCGAAAAGATGTAGACCTGCCGGAATCATTCAGGGGTGATTTAATTGCAGTGCGTACAGCCGGTGCTTACGGCGAGGTAATGGCATCGCACTATAACCTGCGAGATCAGGTACAAAGTATTTACAGTGAATAA
- a CDS encoding DinB family protein, giving the protein MKQYFTQLLQYDYETNLTMLNLIASSDSPAEAVRLMSHLLGAQQVWLGRCQQDPNVPGGAIWPSDWQLDYLFELNKTNHQAWLEFINGQEDFDQIVSYKNSKGDAFADKLSDILAHLINHGTHHRAQIGQELKMAGVENLPSTDLIFYIRSKQK; this is encoded by the coding sequence ATGAAACAATATTTTACCCAACTGCTCCAATATGATTACGAGACAAATCTTACCATGCTTAATCTTATTGCATCGTCCGACAGCCCGGCTGAGGCAGTCAGGTTAATGTCTCACCTGTTGGGTGCCCAGCAGGTTTGGTTAGGCCGTTGTCAGCAAGACCCCAATGTACCCGGAGGTGCAATATGGCCATCAGACTGGCAGCTTGATTATCTTTTCGAGCTTAACAAAACTAATCATCAAGCCTGGCTGGAATTTATAAACGGACAAGAAGATTTTGATCAGATTGTTAGCTACAAAAATTCCAAAGGCGACGCCTTTGCTGATAAGCTAAGTGATATACTGGCTCATCTCATCAATCATGGTACGCATCATCGCGCACAGATTGGTCAGGAACTAAAGATGGCTGGTGTTGAGAATTTACCTTCAACAGACCTGATATTTTATATCCGCAGTAAACAAAAATGA
- the mgtE gene encoding magnesium transporter, with amino-acid sequence MQSFELDKSDILKLKAALESNDADLQKLLEEYHASEIAILFEKLEPEERKKIINILPTEVASDVLSEMDEENHPGQLLIDLHPEKRSEIIEDLDYDDATDIISQLEEHEQHEVLKDIDHEDASNIRALMNYDEDTAGGLMNPDVLKVNVRLNKKDALDEVIRLSEEMEEFYTIYAVDDDNILQGIISLKDLIKSRTGAMVSDILKTDFVYVKADIDQEEVAKLISQYNITSIPVVDDHMTLLGRITVDDILDVMEEENTEDILKISGVSEDEELSGSWQDAIRSRLPWLVINLATAFLAASVIRHFDGTVAKLSIISAYMTIIAGMGGNAATQALAVTVRRISLSDLTDQQAYKTVVKEFLVGMINGACNGVIVFLVALWYDANPMLGLVLFLAMTGNLIVAGLTGASIPLLLKRLGIDPAVASSIIITTFTDCIGFLLPLWLATKLLL; translated from the coding sequence ATGCAATCTTTTGAACTTGATAAATCAGACATACTGAAGCTTAAAGCAGCCCTTGAAAGCAATGATGCTGATCTTCAAAAGCTTCTGGAAGAATATCATGCTTCTGAGATTGCCATCTTGTTTGAAAAGTTAGAGCCGGAAGAGCGCAAAAAGATTATCAACATCCTGCCTACCGAAGTAGCATCTGATGTGCTTTCAGAAATGGATGAGGAGAACCATCCGGGGCAATTACTTATCGACCTTCATCCTGAAAAACGTTCGGAGATTATCGAAGATCTGGACTATGATGATGCAACGGATATTATCTCCCAATTAGAGGAACACGAACAGCACGAGGTCCTTAAGGATATAGACCACGAAGATGCATCAAACATCCGCGCCCTCATGAACTATGATGAGGATACTGCGGGTGGTTTGATGAACCCTGATGTGCTGAAGGTAAATGTCAGGCTGAATAAAAAGGATGCCTTAGATGAAGTGATCCGTCTTTCGGAAGAAATGGAAGAATTTTATACCATTTACGCCGTTGACGATGACAACATTCTGCAAGGTATCATTTCATTAAAAGACCTGATAAAGTCGCGAACAGGAGCGATGGTAAGCGATATTCTGAAAACCGATTTTGTGTATGTAAAGGCTGATATTGACCAGGAAGAAGTTGCCAAATTAATATCGCAGTACAACATTACCAGCATACCCGTAGTAGACGACCACATGACCCTGTTGGGCCGCATTACCGTAGATGATATCCTTGACGTAATGGAAGAGGAGAACACCGAGGATATATTAAAAATCTCGGGGGTATCTGAAGATGAGGAACTGAGCGGTAGCTGGCAGGATGCCATTAGAAGCCGCTTACCCTGGCTGGTGATCAACCTGGCCACAGCATTTCTGGCTGCATCTGTGATCAGGCATTTTGATGGAACCGTTGCCAAACTATCCATTATTTCTGCCTACATGACTATCATCGCCGGTATGGGCGGTAATGCGGCTACGCAGGCTTTGGCGGTAACAGTAAGGCGTATTTCGTTGAGCGATCTTACCGACCAGCAGGCTTATAAAACCGTTGTTAAAGAATTTTTAGTAGGGATGATTAATGGTGCCTGTAATGGCGTTATTGTATTCCTGGTAGCGCTATGGTATGATGCTAACCCCATGCTTGGCTTGGTATTGTTTTTAGCCATGACAGGCAACCTGATTGTAGCTGGCCTAACCGGCGCATCTATTCCGCTATTATTAAAGCGTTTAGGTATTGATCCGGCCGTTGCATCTTCTATAATTATTACCACATTTACAGATTGTATAGGGTTTTTGCTGCCACTATGGCTTGCAACCAAGCTTTTATTATAA
- a CDS encoding c-type cytochrome — MKPIIIVLLFALVGIMAVSCESDGDIEFKRYYTAGSLVYQEHCQNCHGKNGEGLSSLMPPLTDSVYLKKNSRQLSCIIQNGSNTLLLVGGKPYNNQMPPANLAPIEIAQVLTFIKNSFGNKQGLVNVNMVNADLKDCK, encoded by the coding sequence ATGAAGCCTATAATCATTGTTTTACTGTTTGCCCTTGTTGGTATAATGGCAGTATCTTGTGAAAGCGACGGCGATATCGAATTTAAACGCTACTATACCGCAGGTTCATTAGTTTACCAGGAGCACTGTCAAAACTGTCACGGTAAAAATGGTGAAGGACTATCATCGCTAATGCCACCATTAACCGATTCTGTCTATCTGAAAAAGAACAGCAGACAATTGAGTTGTATCATTCAAAACGGATCAAATACCTTGTTGCTTGTTGGCGGTAAGCCATACAATAACCAAATGCCGCCGGCCAACCTTGCTCCTATTGAAATTGCGCAGGTGCTCACCTTCATTAAAAATTCGTTTGGAAATAAACAGGGATTGGTTAACGTGAATATGGTTAACGCAGATTTAAAAGACTGTAAGTAG